The Jaculus jaculus isolate mJacJac1 chromosome 1, mJacJac1.mat.Y.cur, whole genome shotgun sequence nucleotide sequence GTGAAAGCAGCAGCCATCTTCGCCCTCAGGTCATAGGTTGAAGACATTAAATAAGAAGGTGCATGGTATAAAGACAACATCGTTTCCAGCTTCGGGCACCAGATGTAAGCGACGCATACACACCCCACCCCACTCCGGAGATGTTAGGGAACCCTGATTCTCCGCTTCAAAACAAGTCTGGTTCAGATTCAAACCGACTTTTATTTCTACAGCAATATCTGAAAATAGAGAGCAACCGCCCACCCCACAACTGAGGGTAGCCCCTCCTACCGCGGAAGGACCATCACTAGCCCTCGCGAGAAGCTGCGGGCATGGGAGGCGTGGCAGGATGGCTCAATGGGCGGCGCCCGAGGAGGAGTCAGGACTGCCTGGGCGGGGCCAGGAGGGAGGGGCAGTGCATAACGCCGGGATGCTGCGCAGGGCCCGGCGCTGTAGTGTAGAGGGATGCGGACAGGGCATGGGCAAGGCAGGGTGGGAAACATCCCTTCGAGGCTAGGAGGTCCAGGGCATCCTTTGGGGAGACGCCGCCCCAAGAACGTGGAGCTTGAGAGATACCACCGCGCGGAAAGGGGGTGATTAAGGCCTGGGTGGTACCACTGGAGGATGGAGGCTGGGTGTACCGTGGATCTAGGGGAGGGACACGGCCAATAACTTATTTCTCTATATACAGAAGCAACGGCCGGGTGGGGGGTGAGGCGAGGAGGATATTGAGGGATGGCAGGTGCTTAGTGTTCTTGGCTTTGGAGTCTGGGTAGAGTGCGCCTTGGACTCCAGGCATCCCCTCCCGGTGGCCCTGAACCTGGGAAGAGGGGGCCCCCTGCTGGAAGGAATAAATAAGGGTGTAGAACTGGAGCGGGCAGGCCTGGCCTCCAGGGCCCAGGCTGAGATAACGAGAGGGAAATGGTTACCCTGAGATTGAACAGAAAAGACAGGGGTCCTTGGGAGGGACAGGCGGTACAAGCAGCAGGCCCATgcgcagggctggggatgtgggggGAGTTTGTGCCGGGTGGAGGCTCTGGAGACTGGCTGCCCCTTCAGGATTAGCCCACGAGTGAGCTTCGTCGAGACAGGTCCATGGAGCTGGAGCTCAGGGTGCGGCTGTCACAGAGACCTGTGCCTCCAGGCTGTGGGCAGAAGGACATGTCACTTGGTCTGCTGCAGTTTGGGGACTATGGCCACGGGTATAGCCCAATCAGACCCTCAGTGCAGACAGtgtgagtccaggctgaccagaggCAGGTTTAGCCCTCATGCAGTGCTTTGAGCCTTGTATTGCCTCTGCCTGAATATATGTCTACCCAGGGCTGAGGTATGATCCCCCCATCTaccttctctctcccattggtCCTACCCATTTCCCAGCCCAAAGCAGGCCTGGGATGGGGACAGAGCTGTTATGGGATGGAGACATGCACCAGAAGTAAGGTGTAGATACCAGGGGCTACAGGGCAGAGACTTGGACCTTAGCTACCTAGTGCCAGACACGACCACCCTTACCTGGACTGGCTCTTCCACACTCTTGTTGAGGAAATTGAGAGAACTGGCCCGTTTCATCCTGAAGGAAAAGGAGGGTCGGGATTTGCCCAAGGTGAAAAGGGGGAGGGGCATCGGGTTGGGGCTAGGAAGGATGGGGTTGCAGACTTTGCAGTAATGGCCAGAGAGGAATGAGAAATCACTTGGCCACAGTTGGGAGGTCAGAAGCTCACCTGGGGTTAGGGGGCTCTTGTGGGCCGCCCCCCTGCAGCTTCCTCACCAGCATCTCACTGCTGCGTCTCAGGGCATCCCGGAGCTTCCCAAAGGAGCCACTGCGCCGCAAGGAACCACTGCCATCCTGTGGAAGAAGACACGTCTCTAGGAACCGCTGACTATGTCGTCTCCTAGCCCTTCCCAGCACCCCCACTCACCCCACTCCACTCTGCCGCAGGCCCTGACTCCTCGAGGTCAGACTCCGGTCGAAGCCCAGTACCCCCAGCCACATCTCGGCTGCTTCGGCGGTCTCCCCGTCCACCACCATCTTTCAGTAGTTCTACCACTTTGGTCTGGCTGGCAGGGTCCAGTCCCTGAAAGGTATCAGAGAGCATCAGGCCTAACTGGATCATACATGGAGCCTCACAGTCCCCCTCCCACCTGCTTCTGCACAGAGCCACACCTGCTTGCGGCTGCGGCTAGCACAGTCTTCCAGTGTGTGCGCAGCTTCGAGCTTGCCCTGGCGCCTGTAAAGGGCTCCCAAGCTGCGCAGGGTGGTGTTGACTGTGGGGCTGCGGACAGATAGCAGGACAATCTCAAATTCCATGATCTGTAGACCTATCTGGCACCCTGCCTATACTGGGCCCTGTGGAACCAACAGGCCAACCAGAATCTAGCCAAatgggaacatttttttttctggcccgTGTTAGACCTACTGTCTCTCATGTCCTCAGAAAACTACCTCAGGACTGGGAACCTGTCCCCATAACTCTTCTGGGATGTCGCCACCAGGATCAGAAGCTGGAACACCCAGGAGTAAGGAAATTGGGCTGTGTCCACATAGAAATTCTTGGGACAACTGGCCTGTGAATAGGGCCTTGAGAGATGAGCTAGCTGGGAAGAGGTGTCCCAGGGTTGAGAAGGTTGAGCACAGAGCTTGGGTCTCACTGACTTAGGATGCTGTTTCCCTGCTATCCACTCTATCCCCAACCCAGACCCTGCTGTTCTCACCTGTCAACCTTACAGGCCTTGTACCAGCTGCCATATTCCCCATAAGGAGCATTGTCCCGGCGCTTGTCCTGGAGGAAAGACTGGTCAGGGCAAGTGGGAAGTCCTTCCTTCCACACATCCAGCCTCATACTCTCCACACACCTATAAGCTCTGCCCATAGCACTACCTTGCTTTCCTCTCGTTCTTCTGCATGCATCCAGATGGGCTTGTTGTCTCCTGGGGGAAGATAGGGATTGTCATATAGGCCTCTCTGATTGGGACAGACACAGACAAGACTGGGGTCTGGGAAGGGGAGCAGGGGCACACAGAAAAATTAGGTTTGGATTTGGTTGAATGAATAAACAGACCCCAAAATCACTGAGCTTTCTCTCATATCCTGAAAAAAACTACCCCAGGATTGGGAATCTGTCCCCATAGCCCTTCCCAGATGGACAGGGACACAGGCCTGTGCCAGTAGCTTGTAAATGGAGTGGCCTTGGCAGTGGGGGCTCACTTATATACCTCAGGCCCGAGATCCATGATAAACTTGAATGATGGGCTAGGCTGAAGGTTGGAGATCAGGAAATGGCTGGCCACAGGGTGGCAGAAAGTTGTTTCCAGAAGGAAAAACGGTTGGGCCTGCCCTCAGAGTTGCCATGTGGAGAAAGGACAAGACTTTGGGCATGGGGTGTGTCAAGATGTTTGGCTAGGGCAATGAATTAGGTGTGTGGGCTACTGTGGGCACCATCTAGACCCCAAGCATGAAGGCATGTCTGGCTAAAGTACTGTCCTGGGCACTCATGGCTGAGTGGGCCTGGGTAGGATAAGCACATAGCAGCCACAGACTCACCATTGACAGAGCCAAACTCCTTCTCATGAGCACGAGTAAGGATTTCCTTATATAGGGTCTCTGCATCCTGGTACTTTCCTTGTTTCAGATAACAAGAAGCCTGGAGAGGCAAGATACAGAGAGTGGGTAGCATGCAGGGAGCTGTTTCCCTTTCTTCGTCTTCTTAGACATtagccctccctccttctcagccCCAGGGTACCAGGTTGTTCTTGGTCTTGGCCACATTGGGGTCATCAGGCCCAAGGCGTGTGGCATAGATCTCCAGTGCCCGCCGATAGTAGTACTCCACCTCTTCAGCTTTGCCCTGGTTCTGGCACAACAAGGCTAAGTTGCTGAGCTGCTTGGCCACATCTGGGTGAAATTTGCCCAGGACCTGAGATGAGAGGAATCAGTGGCTAGGCTCTGAGCTGCCTAGGACTGCATACCTGGTACCCCAGACCCGCCTGCTCCCACCTTTTCCCGGATCTCCAGTGCCCGCTTGCACAGTGGTTCAGCCTCTTTGTACTTGCCCCGCTTGCCATATAGAACTGCCAAGTTGTTCAGTGTTGCAGCCACCTGGAATAGAATAGATATGCCCTCACCCAGAGCCCTCATAGGCAGGAACTCTGAGACCTGCAATGAATGGAGGGCAGTCCTCCCCCAACCTGATCCCTGCTCACAGCTGGGTGGTCCTTGCCCAGTGTCTTCTCCCGGATGGCCAGAGCATCATTGAGTAGGTGTGCAGCTTCCTTGTACTTGTTCTGGTCCCTGGGAGCAGGCAGGACATTCAGGGATGTCCTCCAGCCCGAGGCCTGCCCCCAGGGGCCCGTAGTCCCTGTGGTCACTCCTCCTGAGGTTGCTGATGAGTGGACATGACAGGAGTGCAACTCAGAGCATGGGAGGCCTGAGCAGCGCTGCCCTTAAGAGCTCTGAGGGTGTCAGGTAGTTTACCATATCCCACCATGGTCCCACCTCTTGCTCAGGTTTCCCCGAGTCACCTATGTTCTCTGGTCCCCATGCCTTGGCTCATGTCATTTTCTGCCACAGAAACCTTTTTCAATCCTTTTGAATTGTGGGTcaactcaatttcttttcttttttttcttttcttttctttcttttttttttttttgaggtagggtcttgttctagtctgggctgacctagaattcactatgtagtctcatggtggctccaaactcagagtgatcctcctacctccgcctctttgtttttttgaaatagggcctctgtattccaggttggcctggaactaactatgtagctaaggatgacttaGAATTTCTGAttgtcctgcctctaccttctaagTGTTAGGATAAAAGGAGTGgatcaccacaccctgctttccaACTTACTTTTTGAAGTCCATACTCAAGCTTGAGTGCCTAGAGAAGCCATGTAGACTTTCAGGGGCCCTGGCATTTTAATGTGCTATCCCCACTGCTCGCACCTAAGCCTTTTTCTCCCACTAAACTAAGGTTTATTTCCACCTGGAGGAGGCCAGCTCCACACAGGCCCTTTTCTCTGTGCTTCCCAACTGCCCTTATGAATTGGAGCCACCCATCAGGAAGGATACAGACAAGACATGCCCACATGGCCAGAGAGCCCTCACCGATATACCAGTGCCAGGATGTTTAACATGGTGGCCACATCAGGGTGGTCATGGCCCGAAGtcttctccaggtcctccagTGCCTGCTTGCAGAGGGGCACAGCTACCTCATAGCGACCTTGAGATGCATACTGGATCACCAGATTGTGTAAGGTACGGAGCCGTGCTGGGATTTCATAGCCCCCGTGCTGGGCAGCCACATCCCCTCCTCCAGGACTGGGGGCTACAGGGCCAAGGGCAAAAGGTTAGATGTGTCCACTGggctgaggtggcacatgccagttCTGTCCTTTGCCCACAAAGGCAAGTCACTAACCATTCTACCTCAGTTTCCATATGTACACCATAGAAATAAGTCCCAGCCCCTCATCTTTGAAACTCAACTTTTGCATCTGCATTGTGGGCTCTCATGTGCTCAATATCATGACTGAGACAAATAAGCAAAGATCTGTTCGAGTCTCTCCTAACCCTCTGAGCAGGCTCAAAAAGATGCAAGCAACTGAGCCAGACCCAGATCCTTTAGTTCCTTGCAGAGCTCAAGGGTACAAGATACAACAAAGGGAAGACCCATGTTTTAAGCTCTAACATGCTGGGATGTTGTGAATGGAAATGAGGGAATGTCTGCTGATAAGTCCCTGCCTCCTGTATCCTCTGGGTCCCAAGCACAAAGACTTCACACTTTTCCATCCCCCAACCCAGAGCCAATTGCTCACTCTCACCCGGGCTTTGCTCATCCTCATTAGGGAACAGGTCATCTAAAGAATCTTTGGGGACGTCACCCTTCTCCTCCTGGGAAGGAAGACAGGATGAGt carries:
- the Klc2 gene encoding kinesin light chain 2, with translation MATMVLPREEKLSQDEIVLGTKAVIQGLETLRGEHRALLAPLASSHEAGEAEPGSQERCHLLRRSLEAIELGLGEAQVILALSSHLGAVESEKQKLRAQVRRLVQENQWLREELAGTQQKLQRSEQAVAQLEEEKQHLLFMSQIRKLDEDASPNEEKGDVPKDSLDDLFPNEDEQSPAPSPGGGDVAAQHGGYEIPARLRTLHNLVIQYASQGRYEVAVPLCKQALEDLEKTSGHDHPDVATMLNILALVYRDQNKYKEAAHLLNDALAIREKTLGKDHPAVAATLNNLAVLYGKRGKYKEAEPLCKRALEIREKVLGKFHPDVAKQLSNLALLCQNQGKAEEVEYYYRRALEIYATRLGPDDPNVAKTKNNLASCYLKQGKYQDAETLYKEILTRAHEKEFGSVNGDNKPIWMHAEEREESKDKRRDNAPYGEYGSWYKACKVDSPTVNTTLRSLGALYRRQGKLEAAHTLEDCASRSRKQGLDPASQTKVVELLKDGGGRGDRRSSRDVAGGTGLRPESDLEESGPAAEWSGDGSGSLRRSGSFGKLRDALRRSSEMLVRKLQGGGPQEPPNPRMKRASSLNFLNKSVEEPVQPGGTGLCDSRTLSSSSMDLSRRSSLVG